aagttcagtggtcatacggTTAAGAATTGGAGTTCAATaatcataatgttaaaatgggtaaaattgAGTGACCATAGATATAATTTACTCATGCTATATTCTATTTATTAAACGTGAATGTATTTTTTTAcccttgtttataatttattcacATCTTCACATTGACTTAGATATGGTGGTGCACTTACCGGTCACCAAACAAGGCAATGAAACCAATAAAACAAATGCAGCCGCACCCACTTCATATTCCTGTCTGTCTATCTTAGCTGTGGAAAAAGAAATGTTCCCCATTTAAAAGTTTCATCTTCTTCCAATTTTCATCAAATTAAAGATCCATATGGCTGTTAAGATGAACAAGGTTATGCCCATAATCCTAAGGCTCATTGCCTTAGCTGCTACAGTTGTTGCAATTGTTACCATGGTCAGGAGTCATGATTCTGCTCAAGTTTTGAACTTAACTTTCACTGCTAAATACACCAACACTCCTGCTTTCAAGTctgtctttcttctttctcctgCTCCAATTTAGTATCGCCTATTAATTTCTGACGCGATAATACGATTTTTCTCAATTGTGCAGGTATTTTGTGATAGCAGAAGCAATTGCCAGTGTGTATACTATTATTGTCATTTTTCTCTTCTCTAGAAGCCTCCTTGGACGCTTGATTGTCATACTAGATACGGTAAtgttaaatgtttgtttttcgTGATTGATGATCATAACATGTTCGTTGTTATAATATTTCGTCAATTTGTATAGTTGTTCTGATTTTTATATAACACATAACATTCGAAAACTAATTGTTTCTCCGTTTCTACAACGTTAGAGAACATGGATTTTTCTCAACTTGATTAGTTATAAAATACCAAAAAATATCAATGCATTCATTTTTGTCCAAATTGAACAAAAATGTTATTGATTGTTATACGTTAAGGACCAAATATAATAGATTGTGTTAGAAGCTCGAGAAATACTGCTATATTGTTATACATAGAAGTGATAGAGTTTAACCCTCTAATCCCAACCGAAGAAACCTCCCTCTCTACTAAATAGTAGccaaacacaataaaaaaaacttaatccCCTATATAACTATTTCTTATATACTCATAACTCGTACCCTAAATACTAGTACTAATGTCTTATATTCAAAATGTCTCTATCCCATAAATCTTAAGCTCTTCTAGAATGTTCCTATCATTAGTTTGGGTTGTTCTCTATCATATTGGTATACGTCAATAGTCAACGTCACAAAATAATTGGTCAGGGtataaacacaaatatttttataaGTCAAAGGCCAAATAATACTTTAAGtccaaaattatattaaaaattacaaatttttaaGAAACTAAGCATTAGTGACAGATATTTCCGTCTAATAAAAAATCAGTTACGAATCTCAAGAATGATTACCAACggaaattgatcttacttggaaaAGTTAggaataaatttatacaattttgtATTGATCATAAATAAATCTATACTTCTTCAAAACGGATAAGGGTGGATTGAATTTTATCCCAATCAGTTACAAATTGGAAAAGATCATAACTACACAGAATTTATATATTTACAACAATAATATCCGTAggtaattatataatttttatctatttcttccTAAATCAGGGTCAATGGATCCTATGTGAACCGAGTAAATCCTCTTACTTTAAAAGTTAGTCCTCTTAACTAAACTGACCGAATAATAATGAGTAATTACACCGATCCTAGATCATCGAAAGAAGGTGCTTATTGTGATTTATGGGTGCTAATTGATATTTTGTggtgtttttatataaaaagtgggATAACGTATAAAATGTACTTCTAACGTTTACAGCCAgtagcaattttatctttaatgtctaaaattatgcaattttactcttaatattgGCAGCAAAGCCTAACATTGTcaagttgggttaatttgaCAAATAATGTCTGAAATGATCTAACTTGATCGACAACgttaaggtaaaattgctcataaccctcaatgttagaggtaaaattgcaccattttagatgttagaggtaaaattgctaagCTAGcgttatttttgcaccttaaacCCTTGTGGCGGTCCCTCGTTCAGCAGgaacgcgtagtgcaccggaccGCCCtataccataaaaaaaaaaattaaagctcTGATCACAGTTTTCTAACATTTTCCGGTGACAAGCACCCCTGCTCCTCCTGGATTCGTCCCTGATGgaatgtgaaaataattaattaactgAATTGGTGTGTTTCCAGGTAATAACAGTGTTGTTAACATCAAGCATATCAGCAGCTTTAGCAATAGCTCAAGTGGGAAAAAAAGGGAACGGTCATGCCGGATGGTTACCTATTTGTGGACAAGTTCCTAAATTCTGTGACGAAGCAGCCATAGCTCTTGCTGCTGGTTTTATTGCTGCTATTTtttaccttcttcttcttctcatctCTCTTCGTCCACTTCTCACCCCCATTTTTGCTGTCAAGCCTTAGATCActgcttctttctttttttttatatgcatATACCGGTTGCATTCACATGAACCCTGATGACcacgtgaatttggtcattcactgttagatctaaTTGCTGATTAAATGCAGTCATCAGAATCCATGTGAATACAACCGTGCGTATACCAACTTTATATGTAATTCTAAGATTGTAAGGACGGGCGGCGATATAGACTCCTTCATATATATGTTCATTATGGGCTTTGTAACATCCttaaatttatagttttatatgttaatttcattttataaaaGAGAGAGAGTTTGGTAATTTTAAGTGGGTTATGGTCTTTTATATTTGATGATGTGACGTTAAATTGGATTGATGTTGTAAATTGTTCTCTCTACTCTCGAGAATGTGAGTTTTCAGAAACCGACAGAAAACTTCGTATTCCTTCCATCTTCttctattttctcttttttggtcatcataGAAGGGAATACGGCCGTCAACTCAGAGTAATATCATCAAATTCATCATCCTCGAGAAGAAACGATTTAAGTGAGTTTAGTTTCATTTCAAGTTTGTTTGTTTTCGGTGGAAGAATTTAAGAAATATGGCATGGGGGTTTGGGGTTATTGATGAGTCAATGTTATTCATTCCTTTTTGGGAGATTAATTATGTATTAATTGATTTTACATCATTCTAAATGGGTTAGTTAACTTGTGTTGTGAATTTTGTACGAATCGGAGGTCCATGGGATGAGTTTTAAGCGAAAAATTGCTAAGATCGTTAGTTTTCGTGCTTGACTCGTTGAGCTAAGCTTGTTTTTTAGGTTCTGAAACTCGTCTGCCTTTTGACTCGTCAAGTTACATGACTGACTCGGTTTGTATAGTCATAACTCTTTTATACAAACTCTGATTCAAGTGAATTCAAGTTGCATTTTAAACCTAAGAcatagatttaaaaaaaaaaaaacctcaacTGACTCTAACAATAGTATAAATTAATGTTatgaaaaccggaccggacggTTCGACCAGTTCAACCGCAAACCGGTTAGATCTCCGGTCCGATTGATGCTGGTTCTTTAATTGTTCAACAAATCGGATTGAACCGTTTGAACCGGTCGGGTCAACCATGAACCGGTCTGGTTGAATATAAATATGTTGAAGGTGGGATTCAAACCTACAAACCTAGGCCTTTAAAGACCACTGGATACATCTTATCACTAAGCTAGCTTTCAATTTGTGATTAAAAACAATACATATTATATTGaaacttaaaatttaaaattttatttagtatttactttttatataatttgataaatattattaaaaacttaattaatctttacaatataaataaagttaatttagtatttaaaatttaaatatacataaaataaaattttaaactcttaataaattttataatttaaatgaaattaatatatatatatatattatttatgacgTCATCTGGTTTAACCAATCTGAATCAACCGGTTGAACCAATTGATCCTTGATCCAGTTGTCAATCCGGTTCGATGtccggtccggtccggtttttaaaacattagtATAAATACAGCATCTATTACTACAAAAAAAATGGTCTATTACGACACTTGTTTAACTACGCTTTTTGAGATGCgtctttatattttaaaatttatccaCGCTTTTCTATTTGTGTTGGTCAGTACTGTCATTTAACGACACTTTTTATTATATGttggtatttttaaaaaaagtaaagacGCTTTTAAAAAAAGCAtcgtaatttttttaaaattaaagacGGTTTAAAATTTGCATCGTGAAAAAATGTcctgatattttttatttaaatatagttttatttttttatcccgTATTTAATATTTAGCCATGCTTTTTAATTTGTGTCGACTTGTATAATAATTTTATGACGCTTTTAATTCTTATGATGGAATTTGTAAAAGGTTAACTAcacatttgaaaaaaaaagcgtctatattttctaaaaattaaagatGGACTAAAATTTGAGTCGGTAAAAAATGtgaaggttttttttatttgaagaatttttttaaatttatcctTATATTAAAAGTTCAACCACTTATAGTGTACATATAAAtatgggaaaagtacaaaaataaaccttgtggttacacctgttttcgaacaacacctatgtggtttaaaagtttgcaaaatggtacattgaggttcattccgttagcaaacacataccaaattgactagcggtgttaaaagtcaaatggaaaagagttaatttggtccttatatttatttattttataaattaaccctccttattatctaattatcacaaacaaaccccaaaataaaaaataaaaatcaattataccatcttctccatctttttaatttcttttttttcttctttctctcttctctcttaatttttctctctctaaaatcaatttaaCCACTAAACAAATAACTCATTATTCCACCTCATTATTACATTGTTTTGAAGCAACCTGTGGCAGCAATTGAACATCTCCATTATCAGTAGATAGCTCTTTCAAGTCCAAATTAACTGTGTATCATCCACCACTTCTCTAGCGGTTCTTCATTTTGTAAGAGTATTACTAAAATGAAGTGAAAGAATATACATCGTTACCCATTCTCTCGTAATTGACATGCTATCATGGGATTAACATTTCCTCCCCCCATAGTTTTGCTGTGCTTTAGACTCTGCCACAAAATGTCTTCATTTGATTGCATCTCTGAATAAATACTTAGACCAAACAGGATAACGACAAAATAAAAAGCAGGTGCCCATTCTTCTTCTTGTCCGAATGTCAATCTGACAGTACACTAATCTTACCCACGGATCACATTCTTCATCCTCTTGCACGCTCTCCAAATCTGCAGGCCATGTGGGAGTTAGTACAACATAGGCCACTTATCTCCATTGTTGGCTGAATTGTTGTTATCAGCAAAACTGAACATATTAAGACAACGATAACATTTACAATCTCTTCCTTGAAATATAATACTTTAACCATTAAACTATATTCATAACTATGCTTATTGTTCGTTGAATTCACAACTGAAAAGACGAAACTCAAAAGCAAACATTAAATTTTTGGTGAGCATTCAAActgatttgagagagagaaattaaaagAGAGGAGagacaaagtaaaaaaaaaaaaaaaattaaagagaccaagaagatggtataattgatttttattttttattttgagggtTTTTTATcgtaattagataataagaggagttaatttataaaataaataaatataaggaccaaattaactctttttcctttgacttttaacatcgttagtcaatttggtatgtgtttgctaacggaatgaaccttagtgtaccattttgcaaacttttaaaccacaagactgcaattgaaaacaggtgtaaccacaaggtttatttttgtacttttccctataaaTATTAAGGTGATCCAAATCTGAAATTGTTTAACAATAAATAACGAAAATTTATTTAttgcttaaaaaaaaagaaaaaaccaaaATTTAAGTATATAATAATACAAATGGTTATTTGAAAatgtacttttttttaataagattgAAAATGTACTTTAGTATATAATAGTAGTTTTGtttcaggaaaaaaaatatatacaatgaatatatgtctgatgagttctctccttctaggggtatccgtcaaggagatcctatgagccctttcctttttgtgatAGCTATGGAAAGGCTGGCTCACCTTATTCAAGAAGCTGTGAGTACAGGGAGTCTTCATCCTGTGTCCATAA
The sequence above is drawn from the Euphorbia lathyris chromosome 6, ddEupLath1.1, whole genome shotgun sequence genome and encodes:
- the LOC136232219 gene encoding CASP-like protein 1C2 — translated: MAVKMNKVMPIILRLIALAATVVAIVTMVRSHDSAQVLNLTFTAKYTNTPAFKYFVIAEAIASVYTIIVIFLFSRSLLGRLIVILDTVITVLLTSSISAALAIAQVGKKGNGHAGWLPICGQVPKFCDEAAIALAAGFIAAIFYLLLLLISLRPLLTPIFAVKP